Proteins co-encoded in one Setaria viridis chromosome 9, Setaria_viridis_v4.0, whole genome shotgun sequence genomic window:
- the LOC117840601 gene encoding U11/U12 small nuclear ribonucleoprotein 65 kDa protein — MASFPPPHTLPTAPYPATPPPLQQQQPGPAPAGAATLLVRHLPEAITQEMLSRLFSHYGATSVRPCAGGKLRNCAFVDFRDEAAANHAHSLLNRLRFLGKVLIVERANRPNANNAHAKPQDQLEHGVSPAPSICSENQKNPTSTAEPIAPKLGVDYPFPPHLEYAYPPPDGNILNNIVNALIAVPRFYTQVLHLMNKMNLPAPFRMALPTPPLPSQVSAPPHPPPPLQPTTTEELRSADLSSDESELESSDDDVDKRKSKRAKHEAIVGPAVDKSVAHEAVGVKPAALVSTELQVIKKKNPVLQIKIAPKATQKEPPIPSTTDKELDSTNEQLEEKHFVTPQEIEKDKLPPEEILSLPMFKNYTPGNPAIVLYIKNLAKDVTHDDFFYVFGSLFESMDSVRSGLSIKLMQEGRMRGQAFVTFPTVELAQRALNLAHGYVFKGKPMIIQFGRNPAANKAS; from the exons ATGGCGtccttcccgccgccgcacACGCTACCTACAGCACCCTACCCCGCAACTCCGCCGCCtctgcaacagcagcagccgggCCCCGCGCCAGCGGGGGCGGCGACGCTGCTGGTGCGGCACCTCCCGGAGGCGATCACGCAGGAGATGCTCTCCCGCCTCTTCTCCCACTACGGGGCCACGTCCGTCCGCCCCTGTGCCGGTGGAAA GCTGAGGAACTGTGCATTTGTAGATTTTAGGGACGAGGCGGCAGCCAATCACGCACATTCGCTATTGAACAG GTTGAGGTTTCTCGGGAAAGTGTTAATAGTTGAGAGAGCAAATCGGCCAAATGCAAATAATGCGCATGCGAAGCCTCAGGACCAGCTAGAGCATGGTGTGTCCCCTGCACCAAGTATTTGTTCCGAAAATCAGAAGAATCCTACATCGACTGCTGAACCAATTGCTCCCAAGCTTGGTGTGGACTATCCATTTCCACCACATCTTGA GTATGCATATCCACCGCCAGATGGAAACATATTGAACAATATTGTTAATGCTCTCATTGCCGTCCCCCGATTCTACACCCAG GTGTTACACTTAATGAACAAGATGAATCTTCCAGCTCCATTTCGGATGGCATTGCCTACTCCGCCGCTACCATCACAAGTGTCTGCTCCCCCTCATCCTCCGCCACCACTGCAACCTACTACAACGGAGGAACTTCGTTCAGCTGATTTGTCTAGTGATGAGTCTGAGTTGGAATCATCTGAT GACGATGTTGATAAACGGAAAAGCAAGCGTGCAAAACATGAAGCTATTGTTGGTCCTGCAGTTGATAAAAGTGTTGCTCATGAAGCAGTTGGGGTGAAACCTGCTGCATTGGTTTCTACTGAGCTTCAAgtgataaaaaagaaaaacccaGTACTTCAG ATAAAAATTGCCCCTAAGGCTACACAGAAGGAACCACCTATACCAAGTACAACTGACAAAGAATTGGATTCAACAAATGAACAGCTTGAAGAGAAACATTTTGTCACACCCCAGGAAATAGAGAAAGATAAATTACCACCAGAGGAGATTTTGTCCCTTCCTATGTTCAAG AATTACACTCCAGGAAATCCCGCCATTGTTTTGTACATTAAGAACTTGGCAAAGGATGTCACTCATGATGACTTCTTCTATGTCTTTG GGTCTCTTTTCGAAAGTATGGACAGTGTAAGATCGGGTCTAAGTATCAAGCTAATGCAG GAGGGACGGATGCGTGGTCAAGCCTTTGTGACATTTCCTACGGTTGAACTTGCTCAACGAGCTCTG AATCTAGCTCATGGATACGTGTTCAAAGGAAAACCGATGATCATACAATTTGGTAGAAATCCTGCTGCTAACAAAGCTTCTTAG